From Salvelinus sp. IW2-2015 linkage group LG2, ASM291031v2, whole genome shotgun sequence, one genomic window encodes:
- the LOC139029414 gene encoding titin-like, protein MFKATVQPPNFTSQIKPIKCQEGGEAYFKYKVTGDPIPDVQWYKSARQIQPGKYCIIVNNPDGSGFINMKGIQQQDSGLYTCKASNPSGEASCSADLIVFKEPISVSQRKEHMVVQKGYKVSMTAEQATESRLYEVNLPGETRARDQAGHQMVYTIGTEDSQVVSSEQVQTLRELDMSAATVQRERVTHQAAVLQSHEVQERVSVGVTLPPEVSVVSTKQHRTAPFHTSAVQDSPQLTEQHCDRIQSPVVVELQSSKEKRSKLMSATSEEMTTLASVSTEMSGERKTDKVKPTSEPKHLVSSHLVESQLSILKERSQDIPKPQEEKSYKVKEGIKILYSAMSTEKQMIPEGHTTDVPSSDSALQSSVTKESFKPILASVSETKQTLSKETKFTMQRPEAEKALLRKDYIMKSALTAEEKQMLQAEQTKQVKSLESATSLFSQVEGEQVLHLQIIRDQDILPSEEPFTCEKPAVEQAGARKSPTLLHTVTHDERTSVTCEDTTEFEAKRDTMTIQPQKQAPTPLHLQSFHPGGALTKEGIITIEKPAQQTATQKQEKARKHAASSEEKMELSADYSKDLDVSVTGVQSKLRTEPRPQNILQVTSKPMQISKETPFTSDAKQQRALIQKEDRWNIMQVTSVADSQALEEGHTESLTAVDKFSCKSEIEPKVPAEPIQIEEKAIATESSVLLEATEQDFAIQIQEGQSVRQSIMMDEKRILIGEMSQQITKSESTKVSLKTQHKMAVFVSESGESRTLPKELTFVIQIPKPTSLDIRRQLKDALQSAVALDQPLILADVVGSLEATEVQEVKVLKEPRRAMFTYLITTPGAPMEITLAFEGQYPKTADLRTELQAAFYSIIYHEQHVLTSEQPGTLQIDKPQRLKVSSASSKEILSSVVETVKVAESVVDFTTPKSQAAKRKTESRATHETATAEERIVVQESKVTQSNLGGQVMEVTTESHAEFEQTVQVARQEVRTMTVKGYERDVGMVDITTDMPMTSIPTEQSVDVLIQKEHREEFISEEVKKSKSQGNVKDYPIIETFLEDITTEEHCKVTYTVTVKYVTKANWLFNGQIIQSGKEFKCSKEHDTYTLTIMKIIKEKHEGEYVFEAVNEAGKTTTSSRLTVVSKGWIMGIVLLLLVTIHIN, encoded by the coding sequence ATGTTCAAAGCCACTGTCCAACCTCCAAATTTCACTAGCCAAATCAAACCTATAAAATGCCAAGAGGGAGGTGAGGCTTACTTTAAATATAAAGTAACTGGTGATCCAATACCAGATGTACAGTGGTATAAAAGTGCTCGTCAAATTCAGCCTGGTAAGTACTGCATTATAGTGAACAACCCAGATGGCTCTGGCTTCATCAACATGAAGGGCATTCAACAGCAGGACAGTGGTCTCTATACATGTAAGGCTTCCAACCCATCTGGGGAGGCCTCTTGTAGTGCTGACCTAATTGTGTTCAAAGAGCCTATCTCTGTATCTCAGCGTAAGGAACACATGGTTGTTCAAAAAGGTTATAAAGTATCCATGACTGCTGAACAAGCTACAGAGTCCCGCTTGTACGAGGTCAACCTTCCTGGAGAGACCAGAGCCAGAGATCAAGCAGGACATCAGATGGTGTACACCATTGGCACCGAGGACAGCCAGGTTGTTTCCAGTGAGCAAGTACAAACCCTTAGAGAGTTGGATATGTCTGCAGCTACTGTCCAAAGAGAGAGGGTCACCCACCAGGCTGCAGTTCTGCAGTCACATGAGGTACAAGAGAGAGTGTCTGTGGGTGTCACTCTTCCACCTGAAGTTTCAGTAGTTTCTACGAAACAACACCGTACGGCTCCCTTTCATACATCTGCTGTTCAGGATAGCCCACAGCTCACAGAGCAGCACTGTGACCGTATCCAAAGCCCAGTAGTCGTAGAGCTTCAGTCTTCAAAAGAGAAGCGCTCAAAATTAATGTCTGCCACTTCCGAGGAGATGACCACCTTGGCGAGTGTAAGCACAGAGATGTCAGGTGAAAGGAAGACAGATAAAGTAAAGCCAACCTCCGAGCCAAAACATCTTGTCAGTAGTCATCTTGTTGAATCCCAACTGTCAATTTTAAAAGAACGATCGCAAGACATTCCCAAGCCACAGGAGGAAAAAAGTTACAAAGTCAAAGAAGGCATTAAGATATTGTATTCCGCTATGTCAACTGAAAAACAGATGATTCCTGAGGGCCATACCACAGATGTGCCATCTTCTGACTCTGCTCTACAATCTTCAGTGACAAAAGAATCGTTCAAACCAATCCTAGCCTCAGTTTCTGAGACAAAACAAACCTTATCAAAAGAGACAAAATTTACCATGCAGAGGCCAGAGGCAGAAAAGGCTCTCCTTCGTAAAGATTACATTATGAAATCTGCACTGACAGCTGAGGAAAAGCAAATGTTACAAGCTGAACAAACAAAACAAGTGAAGAGTTTAGAAAGTGCTACCTCATTATTTTCTCAGGTAGAAGGTGAACAGGTACTGCATTTGCAGATAATTAGAGATCAGGATATCCTACCATCTGAGGAACCATTTACTTGTGAGAAACCAGCTGTAGAACAAGCAGGTGCCAGGAAAAGCCCTACTCTTTTACATACAGTAACCCACGATGAACGGACATCTGTCACTTGCGAAGATACGACTGAGTTTGAGGCCAAGAGAGACACAATGACCATTCAGCCCCAAAAACAAGCCCCTACCCCATTACATCTTCAGTCATTTCATCCAGGAGGTGCCTTAACCAAAGAGGGAATTATTACCATTGAAAAGCCAGCCCAACAGACAGCAACACAGAAGCAGGAGAAAGCCAGAAAACACGCAGCATCCTCAGAGGAAAAAATGGAGCTTAGCGCAGATTATTCCAAAGATCTTGATGTGTCTGTGACAGGAGTTCAGTCAAAGCTTAGAACAGAACCCAGACCACAGAACATTCTTCAGGTCACATCAAAGCCCATGCAGATATCCAAAGAAACACCATTTACTAGTGATGCCAAACAGCAGCGTGCATTAATCCAAAAAGAAGATCGTTGGAACATCATGCAAGTTACAAGTGTGGCAGATAGTCAAGCGTTAGAGGAGGGACATACTGAGAGTTTGACAGCTGTTGACAAATTTTCATGCAAATCCGAAATAGAGCCTAAAGTACCTGCTGAGCCGATACAAATAGAGGAGAAGGCGATCGCAACTGAGAGTAGTGTACTTCTAGAAGCAACAGAGCAAGATTTTGCCATCCAGATACAGGAAGGACAGTCTGTTAGACAGTCAATAATGATGGATGAAAAGCGTATATTGATTGGGGAAATGTCTCAGCAAATAACCAAATCAGAGTCAACAAAAGTTAGCCTTAAAACTCAGCACAAAATGGCTGTTTTCGTTTCAGAGTCTGGAGAAAGTCGAACTCTTCCAAAGGAGCTCACATTTGTTATTCAGATTCCAAAACCAACAAGTTTGGACATCAGACGTCAGTTGAAAGATGCACTTCAGTCTGCTGTGGCTCTTGATCAGCCACTTATACTAGCAGACGTTGTTGGAAGTTTAGAGGCTACTGAGGTACAGGAAGTGAAGGTACTCAAGGAACCTAGGCGTGCGATGTTCACTTATCTTATCACAACACCAGGTGCCCCTATGGAAATAACACTTGCTTTTGAAGGTCAGTACCCCAAGACTGCAGATCTAAGGACTGAACTCCAGGCAGCTTTCTACTCAATTATCTATCACGAGCAGCATGTTCTTACATCTGAGCAACCTGGCACACTGCAAATCGACAAGCCCCAAAGACTAAAGGTTAGCAGTGCATCCTCCAAAGAAATATTGTCATCTGTAGTTGAGACAGTAAAAGTAGCAGAAAGTGTAGTTGATTTCACAACACCTAAATCTCAGGCTGCTAAACGAAAGACAGAATCTCGGGCTACACATGAAACAGCAACAGCTGAGGAACGTATTGTGGTGCAAGAGTCCAAAGTAACTCAATCCAACTTGGGCGGTCAAGTAATGGAAGTTACTACAGAATCACATGCTGAGTTTGAACAGACAGTACAGGTGGCCAGACAGGAGGTTAGAACTATGACTGTAAAAGGTTATGAGAGAGATGTAGGTATGGTTGATATCACCACCGATATGCCCATGACATCCATTCCAACTGAACAGTCTGTAGATGTACTCATCCAAAAAGAACACAGGGAGGAATTTATTTCAGAAGAGGTCAAAAAATCTAAATCTCAAGGAAACGTAAAAGATTATCCCATTATTGAAACTTTCCTTGAGGACATTACCACAGAGGAGCATTGTAAGGTTACATACACTGTGACAGTAAAGTATGTTACAAAAGCTAATTGGCTTTTCAATGGACAAATAATTCAATCTGGCAAAGAGTTCAAGTGTTCCAAAGAACatgacacatacacacttacaatCATGAAAATTATCAAGGAGAAGCACGAAGGAGAATATGTCTTTGAGGCTGTGAATGAAGCTGGAAAGACCACAACATCATCAAGACTCACAGTTGTCTCGAAAGGTTGGATAATGGGGATAGTTTTATTGTTACTCGTCACCATACACATAAACTAA
- the LOC139029412 gene encoding fibroblast growth factor receptor-like 1: MYPPVFSTKPDHMTLYVGKQATFQCVVTGSSPVTIVWHKDNIAISPGGSYQISSDKTKYSLQIKNLQLNDQGTYLCKASNSVGTATCSSELRVINKPSFIKTFEASVSSAVGNTLRLEGQVDEDTGVTITWMKDGKKLHQTMDCKQSFEDKVVVLEITKAKLKDSGKYVCTASNDAGSATCPTTLTVQGKVFK, encoded by the coding sequence ATGTACCCACCAGTATTTAGTACAAAGCCTGATCACATGACTTTATACGTGGGCAAACAAGCAACCTTCCAGTGTGTAGTTACTGGCTCTTCACCGGTGACTATTGTCTGGCACAAAGACAACATTGCTATCTCTCCGGGGGGAAGCTATCAAATATCATCTGACAAGACCAAATATTCCCTACAAATCAAAAATCTTCAGCTGAACGATCAGGGCACATACCTTTGCAAAGCATCGAACAGTGTTGGTACTGCTACATGCAGTTCAGAGTTGAGGGTTATCAACAAACCCAGTTTCATAAAGACCTTTGAGGCCTCGGTGTCTTCAGCCGTTGGTAACACACTGCGGCTCGAAGGTCAAGTGGATGAGGACACTGGAGTGACCATCACCTGGATGAAAGATGGCAAAAAGCTTCATCAAACAATGGATTGTAAACAATCCTTTGAAGACAAGGTTGTCGTTCTTGAAATTACAAAGGCAAAACTGAAAGATTCAGGGAAATATGTATGTACAGCTTCAAATGATGCTGGGAGTGCAACTTGTCCTACCACGTTGACGGTACAAGGTAAGGTCTTTAAGTAG
- the LOC139029410 gene encoding contactin-5-like gives MVETVKGTPAVLECEIKGTAPFEITWLKNKKPVVTTDKKYKIVSQESIARLEFCSFESADIGDYQCCIANDVGKITTKALAKLKDRIIPPSFTRSLKRLDGIMGNDISMDCKVSGSQPMTLYWFKDDKEIQFGDRYLPEIKDNSAALKITKLEKVDAGVYTCRATNSAGSEESSGTLYVKEPPVFTLKPDNQDVIPGSTIVLKCAFTGTAPLMIKWFRDDKEISSGGTFFIKKETSLSFLELHSVKPTDSANYTCQVANDAGKMACTAVLFVKGDLLTYTRLNMHLLFFCSCINVCLLD, from the exons ATGGTTGAGACAGTGAAGGGAACTCCTGCCGTACTCGAATGTGAAATTAAAGGAACAGCTCCATTTGAAATCACCTGGTTGAAGAATAAGAAACCAGTCGTCACCACAGATAAAAAGTACAAGATCGTCTCTCAGGAGTCCATTGCTCGTTTGGAGTTCTGCTCATTTGAAAGTGCAGACATTGGGGATTACCAGTGCTGCATAGCTAATGATGTTGGTAAAATCACCACTAAGGCACTGGCCAAACTAAAAG atCGTATCATACCACCCTCTTTCACAAGGTCTCTGAAAAGACTTGATGGAATTATGGGTAACGATATTTCAATGGATTGCAAAGTAtctggatcccagcctatgactCTGTATTGGTTCAAAGACGATAAAGAAATTCAGTTCGGAGATAGATATTTACCTGAAATCAAAGACAACTCAGCTGCACTGAAAATTACTAAATTGGAAAAGGTTGATGCTGGAGTGTACACATGCCGGGCAACAAATTCTGCTGGATCTGAAGAAAGCAGTGGAACCTTATATGTCAAAG aaccTCCAGTCTTCACATTGAAACCTGACAACCAAGATGTCATACCAGGATCTACCATTGTCTTGAAGtgtgctttcactggaacagctcCTCTTATGATCAAGTGGTTCAGAGACGACAAGGAGATATCAAGTGGGGGCACATTTTTTATCAAGAAGGAGACCTCCTTAAGTTTTTTGGAACTTCACTCAGTAAAACCCACTGACTCAGCTAACTACACATGCCAAGTGGCCAATGACGCTGGAAAGATGGCATGCACTGCTGTCTTGTTTGTGAAAGGTGACCTTCTTACATATACCCGGCTCAATATGCATTTGTTGTTCTTCTGTTCTTGCATCAATGTTTGTTTACTTGACTGA